In Caloramator sp. E03, the sequence TAACAATAAACACAGCACACGTAGAATACGAAACAGATACAAGACACTATGCACACGTTGACTGTCCAGGACACGCAGACTACGTAAAGAACATGATAACAGGGGCAGCACAGATGGACGGAGCAATACTTGTAGTTAGTGCAGCAGATGGTCCAATGCCACAGACAAGAGAGCACATACTACTTGCAAGACAGGTAGGGGTACCATATATAGTAGTATTCATGAACAAGGCAGATATGGTAGATGACCCAGAACTTATAGAACTTGTTGAAATGGAATTAAGAGATCTTCTTAATGAATATGAATTTCCAGGAGATGATACTCCAATAGTAGTAGGATCAGCATTAAAGGCACTTGAATGTGGATGTGGAAAGAGAGAATGTGAATGGTGTGGAAAGATATTACAGCTTATGGACACAGTAGATAGCTACATTCCAACACCAGAAAGACAAAAGGATAAGCCATTCTTAATGCCAGTAGAAGATGTATTCACAATAACAGGAAGAGGAACAGTTGCAACAGGAAGAGTAGAAAGCGGAGTATTAAAGGTAGGAGACGAAGTAGAAATAGTAGGACTTACAGAAGAGAAGAAGAAGACAGTAGTAACAGGAGTAGAAATGTTCAGAAAGATACTTGACCAAGCAGAAGCAGGAGACAACATAGGAGCACTCTTAAGAGGAGTAAC encodes:
- the tuf gene encoding elongation factor Tu codes for the protein MAKEHFTRTKPHVNIGTIGHVDHGKTTLTAAITLVLSTYGKAKVMKYDEIDKAPEERERGITINTAHVEYETDTRHYAHVDCPGHADYVKNMITGAAQMDGAILVVSAADGPMPQTREHILLARQVGVPYIVVFMNKADMVDDPELIELVEMELRDLLNEYEFPGDDTPIVVGSALKALECGCGKRECEWCGKILQLMDTVDSYIPTPERQKDKPFLMPVEDVFTITGRGTVATGRVESGVLKVGDEVEIVGLTEEKKKTVVTGVEMFRKILDQAEAGDNIGALLRGVTRDEIERGQVLAKPGSIHPHKKFEGQVYVLKKEEGGRHTPFFNGYRPQFYFRTTDVTGSIKLPEGTEMVMPGDHITMEVELITPVAMMEGLRFAIREGGRTVGSGVVSKILE